In one window of Episyrphus balteatus chromosome 3, idEpiBalt1.1, whole genome shotgun sequence DNA:
- the LOC129915703 gene encoding uncharacterized protein LOC129915703, giving the protein MISLRVAIIFALSTQFVSYGSCGYVVVSVDNSLPESETPESKAEPLPETLYTPVIETTTVPTLDEPQEVEDTSAVQEISTPSDRLPRKATGSSLWKDCTNGKGCFIKHFRQYNYYYPNGQRVVVPIQNNRPITTEDLLPNPSIPDELLPVTSSVRMTNDNGRVTVQTSSKPTVSYNLPGVTSYVPNNGFNYIYNQFDSGLRQNTQAYAGASSYDQRPVSEEEQVVSEEASAEQTAEPAQEDDSSSGNVNKDITTYLSGPNVFGQSRLRVVKNGNNGNFQSSQVSVSSSVQSRPFQVAQAQEEVSTLSDSYQDEDESSTTGSSGNVDKDITTYFSGPNMYGQKRQRIIQNGNNQNFQSQQVSVSTRVQSKPLQQVAEEQEEVTSSTSSEKQSESSSKSEPPSINSAKYGFQNRFVYGYDPYFQTYHQFGVPPIAPLPYAGFPSPIYSPAGFPYYNPVSTWPNYPAPAPSPLYDIPGMAPAYSVIL; this is encoded by the exons ATGATTTCGCTACGA GTTGcaattatttttgcattatcaaCTCAATTTGTTAGTTATGGAAGTTGTGGATATGTTGTTGTTTCAGTTGATAACTCATTGCCAGAATCAGAAACTCCAGAATCTAAGGCGGAACCTCTACCTGAGACATTATATACTCCAGTGATCGAAACTACAACTGTGCCGACTTTAGACGAACCCCAAGAAGTTGAAGATACTTCAGCTGTCCAGGAGATTTCAACACCATCTGACCGTCTGCCTCGTAAAGCGACAGGTTCCTCTCTTTGGAAAGACTGCACCAATGGAAAAGGTTGCTTCATTAAACACTTCCGCCAATATAACTATTATTATCCAAATGGTCAACGAGTTGTTGTACCAATTCAAAATAATAGACCAATAACAACTGAAGATTTATTACCAAATCCTAGCATTCCTGATGAACTATTACCTGTCACTTCCTCTGTACGCATGACAAATGATAATGGCAGGGTTACTGTTCAAACTAGCTCAAAGCCAACGGTTAGTTATAATCTCCCAGGAGTTACTTCGTATGTTCCCAACAACGGTTTTAATTATATCTACAATCAGTTTGATTCAGGACTTCGTCAGAATACACAAGCATATGCTGGAGCCTCATCATATGATCAAAGGCCTGTAAGCGAGGAAGAACAAGTAGTATCTGAAGAAGCATCTGCAGAACAGACAGCTGAGCCCGCTCAAGAAGACGATTCATCTTCTGGCAACGTGAACAAGGACATTACAACTTATCTATCTGGTCCCAATGTGTTCGGTCAAAGCAGATTAAGAGTGGTTAAAAATGGAAACAATGGCAATTTCCAATCAAGTCAAGTTAGCGTGTCATCGAGTGTTCAATCGCGACCTTTCCAAGTTGCTCAAGCACAAGAAGAAGTTAGTACTTTATCAGATTCTTACCAAGATGAGGATGAGTCCTCAACAACCGGCTCTTCTGGAAACGTGGACAAGGACATCACAACTTATTTCTCAGGACCCAATATGTACGGTCAGAAAAGACAGAGAATTATACAAAATGGAAACAATCAAAACTTCCAATCTCAACAAGTAAGCGTATCCACAAGAGTACAGTCAAAACCTTTGCAACAAGTCGCAGAAGAACAAGAAGAAGTAACAAGTAGTACATCATCGGAAAAGCAGTCAGAATCTTCGTCAAAATCTGAACCTCCATCTATCAATTCTGCTAAATATGGTTTCCAAAACAGATTTGTATATGGTTACGACCCATATTTCCAAACGTACCATCAGTTTGGTGTACCACCGATAGCTCCACTCCCTTATGCCGGGTTTCCAAGTCCAATTTATAGTCCAGCTGGTTTTCCATATTATAATCCAGTTAGCACTTGGCCAAATTATCCAGCACCAGCACCATCGCCACTTTACGACATTCCAGGTATGGCACCAGCATATTCggttattttgtaa
- the LOC129915601 gene encoding GATA zinc finger domain-containing protein 14-like codes for MRLIVVLIVLLQLKEYEQHPTSYSRNYESRRQRSIPPGYYGNTPQNQYGSVQQLPPFNNYQGPQQSPVPLSQQDLTRPNVHYLPPSQAQRQVKLPENIDGYQLVSSGYPSGSDNNQGQPTTQQIPQNFQGISQLPSSNQAPFQNNYQIPPNYYENSPVTNIQPQSTPSDNNQPLFPYNFRQQNQYQIPPQNFYQLPQQQNFPTELTSIPSQNINPFGGVSPSGDLSSKVNNLPQNTLPYFPQNLPQPNLQNGPQAPQQYGPYQPYTVNPISPDILPYLNQLNNPQNGQNQLNVPQNSQYLSNQQNGPQNGQYLPNQLNIPQNGPYLPNQLNFPQNAQYFPNIFPAYGPQQTAKQFDNFQGGAITAQPGQGNFFNDAFFQLSKQQPQAGPQINKEGYQVVNELTYNQNGIYSQPQQTNAQINDEGFQVVNEAPITHYVSMGQPNTKIINLKQQIQTFNPPKNLSPNSYGYNDQVNNNGNILIQSKQPQTISNSAQKQQPEVSDLEPKTKETSQKKTQSPDAEGAKCSKDSQHNDSCACDLCNP; via the coding sequence atgcggTTAATTGTGGTGTTAATAGTTTTACTTCAATTGAAAGAATATGAACAACATCCAACTTCATATTCGAGAAATTATGAATCAAGACGACAACGTTCCATCCCACCAGGATACTATGGAAACACACCTCAAAATCAATACGGATCAGTCCAACAACTGCCTCCATTTAATAACTATCAAGGTCCCCAACAAAGTCCAGTGCCATTATCCCAACAAGATTTAACAAGACCAAATGTTCATTATCTACCACCATCCCAAGCTCAAAGACAAGTCAAATTACCTGAAAATATTGATGGATATCAATTGGTGTCAAGTGGATATCCTTCGGGATCAGATAATAATCAAGGACAACCTACTACACAACAAATCCCACAGAATTTTCAAGGAATTTCTCAACTACCATCGAGCAATCAAGCtccttttcaaaataattaccaAATTCCTCCAAATTACTACGAAAATTCACCAGTCACAAATATTCAACCTCAATCTACTCCAAGTGATAATAATCAGCCTCTATTTCCTTACAACTTTAGACAACAAAATCAATACCAAATTCCTCCACAAAATTTTTACCAGTTACCACAGCAGCAAAATTTCCCTACCGAACTAACATCAATTCCTTCGCAAAATATTAACCCATTTGGCGGAGTAAGTCCTTCAGGTGATCTTAGCTCAAAAGTAAATAATCTTCCACAGAATACTTTGCCGTATTTCCCACAAAACCTTCCACAACCTAACTTACAAAATGGTCCTCAAGCTCCTCAACAATATGGTCCATATCAACCATATACCGTTAATCCAATTTCACCAGATATTCTGCCATATTTAAACCAACTTAACAATCCCCAAAATGGACAGAATCAGCTAAATGTTCCTCAAAATAGCCAATATCTTTCAAATCAACAAAATGGCCCCCAAAATGGCCAGTATCTTCCAAATCAATTGAACATCCCCCAAAACGGACCGTACCTTCCGAATCAATTGAATTTCCCTCAAAATGCACAGTATTTCCCCAATATTTTTCCAGCTTATGGCCCCCAGCAAACAGCAAAACAATTTGATAATTTTCAAGGTGGCGCCATCACAGCCCAGCCAGGACAGGGAAACTTTTTCAATGATGCTTTCTTCCAATTATCAAAACAACAACCACAGGCTGGACCACAAATCAACAAGGAGGGCTATCAAGTTGTCAACGAGCTAACATACAATCAAAATGGTATTTATTCTCAGCCACAACAAACAAATGCTCAAATAAACGATGAAGGTTTTCAGGTCGTTAACGAGGCTCCAATAACTCATTATGTTTCGATGGGTCAACCAAACACTAAAATCATAAACCTCAAACAACAAATCCAAACTTTCAACCCTCCTAAAAACCTATCTCCAAATAGTTACGGTTATAATGATCAAGTAAATAACAATGGAAATATTCTAATTCAATCCAAACAACCGCAAACGATATCAAATTCAGCACAAAAGCAGCAACCAGAAGTTAGTGATCTCGagccaaaaacaaaagaaacatcaCAAAAGAAGACACAATCACCGGATGCAGAGGGCGCTAAATGCAGTAAAGATTCTCAGCATAATGATAGTTGTGCATGTGATTTATGTAATCCATAA
- the LOC129915886 gene encoding cuticle protein 7: protein MVFKCVVILATVVACANAGILQLQQQQQQLIQEQPQTLVLQAGPHPDELRSSPAQYEFRYSVHDVGTGDIKDQQEIREGDQVRGRYSLIEPDGNRRVVEYSSDPLLGFNANVRHEPSPYQAPITLALSRQSLASITPGSAQIDQLGSQLISQQQQQQQAGLH from the exons ATGGTCTTTAAG tgtgTAGTCATCCTTGCCACTGTTGTAGCTTGTGCCAACGCCGGAATATTACAactgcaacaacaacagcaacaactgATTCAAGAGCAACCTCAAACGTTGGTCCTTCAAGCCGGACCACATCCAGACGAACTGAGATCCAGTCCAGCTCAATACGAATTCCGTTACTCAGTTCATGACGTTGGCACTGGCGACATCAAGGATCAGCAAGAAATCCGTGAAGGCGATCAAGTTCGTGGCCGTTATTCCCTAATCGAACCCGATGGCAACCGTCGTGTTGTGGAATACTCCTCAGATCCCCTTCTCGGATTCAATGCTAATGTCCGACATGAACCATCACCATACCAGGCACCAATCACTTTAGCTCTAAGTCGTCAATCCTTGGCATCCATTACACCGGGATCTGCACAAATTGACCAGCTGGGTTCACAGTTGATCtcacagcagcaacaacaacagcaagctGGTTTGCATTAA